A single region of the Fusarium fujikuroi IMI 58289 draft genome, chromosome FFUJ_chr05 genome encodes:
- a CDS encoding related to ICE2-protein with role in forming and/or maintaining the cortical ER network: MWWLFRALFSSIFLLSIVLSIPVAFDVGGRDSGLAYSLALFLFYFIYSSLELLTPEKSRSRYFLSGFLRLSQWIIIPALLIWALGQFAVDADNTNWVERTVGGLFNSKSTSWREWMFGKDGLVETITLGGWDNLLRYSGPVFQLLEGFCTLLVIQAAGQLTRWLVNRGRSDTWLIVLLVLSSSIMASAVYFLWRVAQFPQIGNLDATLIGIAMTTAVFLCAFGIGSGRGNPIESSLLFAYIVLCIYQIFTDYLPSENADHTQDHDGSESDIPPLPPVIMASYSTFLHMLGSLPSAVHSSLALLYAAFQTITPSVIISLTYRSLVFYCATRIIPSIRESGAQAMMQEPDWEDSETASKFLGFLSWFSPSILIAVYTSLLLQHFSTSDGPDGWTLRGGDVEGSNWQWANIGLTMVLYGVELYLGSDEHDHWKVD; encoded by the exons ATGTGGTGGTTATTCAGGGCGCTATTCAGCTCTATCTTTCTGCTCAGCATCGTCCTCTCCATCCCCGTCGCTTTCGATGTCGGCGGTCGCGATAGTGGGCTGGCTTACAGTCTAGCCCTGTTCCTcttctactttatatattcCAGCCTCGAGCTTTTGACGCCGGAAAAGTCACGCTCGCGGTATTTCCTTTCTGGATTTCTACGATTGTCGCAGTGGATCATCATCCCCGCCCTCCTCATCTGGGCGCTGGGACAGTTCGCTGTCGATGCCGACAACACAAATTGGGTGGAGCGAACAGTGGGTGGTCTGTTTAACTCCAAGAGCACAAGCTGGAGGGAATGGATGTTTGGCAAGGACGGCTTGGTTGAGACGATCACGCTGGGTGGGTGGGATAACCTGCTACGGTATTCGGGGCCCGTGTTCCAGCTTCTGGAGGGCTTCTGTACCTTGCTGGTCATCCAGGCAGCGGGACAGCTCACAAGATGGCTTGTCAACCGTGGAAGAAGCGATACTTGGTTG ATCGTTCTTCTGGTTCTCTCCAGCTCCATCATGGCTAGCGCCGTATACTTCCTTTGGCGGGTAGCACAATTCCCTCAAATCGGCAACCTTGATGCTACCCTTATTGGCATCGCGATGACAACTGCCGTGTTCCTGTGCGCTTTTGGCATCGGCAGTGGTCGCGGCAATCCTATTGAGTCGTCGCTTCTGTTTGCCTATATTGTGCTCTGCATCTACCAGATCTTCACCGATTATCTGCCATCAGAAAATGCAGATCATACGCAAGATCACGATGGCTCAGAGTCTGATATTCCACCTTTACCGCCTGTCATCATGGCATCTTACTCGACTTTCCTCCACATGCTGGGCTCATTGCCATCCGCTGTTCACTCGTCATTGGCGCTACTATATGCCGCCTTCCAGACTATCACGCCATCCGTCATCATTTCGCTAACATACCGCTCTTTGGTATTCTACTGCGCTACACGTATCATCCCCTCAATCCGCGAGTCGGGTGCGCAAGCCATGATGCAAGAACCAGATTGGGAGGACTCTGAGACTGCAAGTAAATTCTTGGGATTCCTCAGCTGGTTCTCGCCGTCAATTTTAATAGCAGTCTACACCAGTCTGCTCTTACAGCATTTCTCCACCAGTGACGGTCCAGATGGCTGGACTCTCCgaggtggtgatgttgagggcAGTAACTGGCAGTGGGCCAACATCGGCCTGACAATGGTTTTGTACGGTGTCGAGCTCTATCTGGGCTCTGATGAGCATGACCACTGGAAGGTTGATTAA
- a CDS encoding related to neutral amino acid permease translates to MAEKTSLGSGDGSPDPERRQSELQTPSSRWASLFGGEGVTAGPRIAQLPEFVRRDLSDSEDSSSAILNKQLAAEQGEQIQYRTCSWQKTAGLLFSEYICLAIMSFPWSYSVLGLVPGIILTIIVALIVLYTSLVLWEFCLRHPEMRDVCDIGQMLFWDKKWAWWATAVCFILNNTFIQGLHVLVGAKYLNTMTEADDVGSCRTVMFSVIVAVISWVCSLPRTFDMMAKLGTASAFFTFISVLLAAIFAGIQDHPFGYDPAKLGEPIVTAIPVKGTTFVNGMSAFLNISYTFIGQITLPSFIAEMRDPRDFPKALWACTIAEIIVFSLVGAIVYAYTGNQYVTAPAFGSLENVYKKAAFSFMIPTIIFLGTLYASVSARFVFFRLFRNSKHLNSHTLVGWGSWSGILLVTWIFAFIIAMVIPFFNSLLSVMSSLFDSWFGFIFWGVAYFRMRKADKEIGRRHGKIADLTGNIVNLILIAIGIMFLTVGTYASVQGIIDQYEAGTVAGVFSCASNGL, encoded by the exons ATGGCTGAAAAGACATCTCTCGGTTCTGGGGATGGAAGCCCTGACCCAGAACGTCGCCAATCTGAACTCCAAACTCCTTCGTCACGATGGGCGTCTCTGTTTGGTGGCGAGGGTGTCACTGCTGGACCTCGAATTGCTCAATTGCCCGAATTTGTGAGGCGTGATCTCTCAGACTCTGAGGACTCAAGCTCTGCGATTCTCAACAAACAGCTGGCTGCGGAACAGGGAGAACAGATCCAGTACCGCACTTGCTCATGGCAAAAAACTGCTGGTCTGCTTTTCAGCGAATACATTTGTCTTGCCATCATGAGTTTCCCTTGGTCGTACAGTGTTCTCGGATTGGTGCCTGGTATTATTCTGACGATTATTGTTGCTCTCATCGTTCTCTACACCAGTCTCGTTCTCTGGGAATTCTGCCTCCGCCATCCAGAGATGCGCGATGTTTGCGATATTGGACAGATGCTATTTTGGGACAAGAAGTGGGCTTGGTGGGCAACTGCTGTGTGCTTCATTCTGAACAACACCTTCATTCAAGGTCTTCACGTTTTGGTTGGTGCCAAGtacctcaacaccatgacCGAAGCCGATGATGTTGGCAGCTGCCGCACCGTTATGTTTTCGGTTATCGTTGCTGTCATCAGCTGGGTCTGCTCCCTGCCCAGGACGTTCGACATGATGGCCAAGCTCGGAACAGCATCGGCTTTCTTCACATTCATTTCCGTTCTGCTCGCCGCCATCTTCGCTGGTATCCAGGATCACCCATTTGGATATGATCCTGCAAAGCTGGGCGAGCCTATTGTTACAGCTATCCCTGTCAAGGGCACGACCTTTGTCAACGGAATGTCCGCTTTTCTCAACATCAGCTATACCTTCATCGGCCAGATTACCCTGCCCAGCTTCATTGCAGAGATGCGAGATCCCCGTGACTTCCCCAAGGCTCTGTGGGCGTGTACGATTGCTGAGATCATCGTTTTCAGTCTCGTTGGAGCCATCGTATATGCTTATACCGGCAACCAGTATGTGACCGCGCCGGCTTTTGGTTCGCTCGAGAACGTGTACAAGAAGGCGGCCTTCTCGTTTATGATTCCTaccatcatcttccttgGCACTCTCTATGCCTCAGTATCAGCACGCTTCGTCTTTTTCCGACTCTTCCGAAACTCCAAGCACTTGAACAGTCACACCCTTGTTGGTTGGGGATCTTGGAGTGGAATTCTTCTTGTGACTTGGATCTTTGCtttcatcatcgccatggtCATCCCCTTCTTTAACTCTT TGCTTTCCGTTATGTCGTCTCTCTTCGATAGTTGGTTTGGCTTCATTTTCTGGGGAGTTGCCTATTTCCGAATGCGCAAAGCTGATAAAGAGATTGGTCGACGACATGGCAAGATCGCTGATCTCACCGGAAACATTGTTAACCTCATCTTGATTGCGATTGGTATTATGTTTCTTACTGTTGGTACATATGCCAGTGTACAGGGTATTATCGACCAGTACGAGGCTGGCACCGTGGCTGGCGTATTCTCGTGTGCATCCAACggtctttga
- a CDS encoding related to tetrahydrofolylpolyglutamate synthase, with amino-acid sequence MSSIQEIQFAISRINRVLASKRTPGYRDIRLGLDRINRAIPDKQEWKGIHVAGTNGKGSICTFLAGMFKLAGLGYGSFTSPAFPERHNGVTINGLYVNPRMYEMEMKHVEEKYNRIAAGWKYKHGEEPPNLTPFEFETATAFRVFNKMHVPYGIVEVGMGGATDATNAMKQKSVTIISKIGLDHQEYLGNSIEHIAKVKAGIMQRNVPCIVDHTNKPSVIHVLRKHAREIGTDIILTWKGEPLLLTLDNSKWMLESYQVQNLLCAAMAFRHLFPLQEINLDKLMETDPFLPGRLETVQVNAPLSGIQPREILVDGAHNMLGITELRNHVNKRLRKGDQPVTWVMGMSQSKHKPFFKMMERLVEPQDNFAMVEFTQGPNDPQPLPASFGTEYAQMKQIAPGNVYSGTPDIASALPWACKKSGGGPLVVTGSLYLIRQLLGLKGIRRRRELGTRRPGRAQLYRYSKIARERNLTDEEAREFKQARRHHFLSPKRSKVFAQVHDGGPIQPLKVPVKTRELQRMAAFHNKQAEGYRKSIAAIKRDMESPKKKTDKPETAVENVASRLADLEAQAAKHKAEYEDAMFKIRGHRALPHMKYKSHRQVFGYPATPKPPTKSPFQPAGSKKKRKGKSKHSSKDNKESFKDQLAAAEKQRALEIKQAKARDSSDPFEAQVAANRKTEGNS; translated from the coding sequence atgtcttccatTCAGGAAATCCAGTTCGCCATTAGCCGTATTAATCGGGTCTTGGCCAGCAAGAGGACACCAGGTTACAGAGATATTCGACTAGGCCTGGATCGTATCAACCGTGCCATACCAGACAAGCAAGAGTGGAAGGGTATTCACGTTGCTGGCACCAATGGCAAAGGCTCAATATGCACCTTTCTTGCTGGTATGTTCAAGCTTGCTGGTCTCGGTTATGGAAGCTTCACATCCCCCGCCTTTCCAGAGAGGCACAATGGTGTCACAATAAATGGTCTTTATGTGAATCCGCGAATGTACGAGATGGAAATGAAGCATGTTGAGGAAAAGTACAACCGTATTGCTGCTGGTTGGAAATACAAGCACGGAGAGGAGCCTCCGAATCTGACACCATTCGAGTTCgaaacagcaacagcattCCGAGTATTCAACAAAATGCATGTTCCCTATGGTATCGTCGAAGTTGGCATGGGTGGTGCCACAGATGCAACCAATGCCATGAAGCAAAAGTCTGTCAcaatcatctccaagatcggCCTCGACCACCAAGAGTACCTCGGAAATTCCATCGAACACATTGCCAAGGTCAAAGCTGGCATTATGCAAAGGAACGTTCCTTGTATTGTTGACCACACTAACAAGCCTTCTGTCATCCATGTACTACGAAAACATGCTCGAGAAATTGGAACAGACATCATCCTTACATGGAAGGGCGAACCATTACTGTTAACTCTCGACAACTCAAAATGGATGCTTGAGAGTTACCAAGTTCAGAATCTGTTGTGTGCAGCCATGGCATTCCGTCATCTCTTCCCGTTGCAGGAGATCAACTTGGACAAGCTCATGGAAACCGATCCTTTCTTACCAGGCCGATTGGAAACAGTTCAAGTCAACGCGCCACTTTCTGGTATTCAGCCGCGGGAAATCCTGGTCGACGGTGCTCACAACATGTTGGGAATCACAGAATTGCGCAACCATGTCAACAAACGACTACGAAAGGGTGACCAACCAGTGACCTGGGTTATGGGTATGTCCCAAAGCAAGCACAAGcctttcttcaagatgatggaaCGGCTTGTCGAGCCCCAGGACAACTTTGCTATGGTTGAATTCACTCAAGGTCCCAATGATCCTCAGCCTTTGCCCGCCTCATTCGGTACCGAATACGCCCAGATGAAACAAATCGCTCCTGGCAATGTATACTCTGGAACGCCTGACATCGCGAGTGCTCTGCCATGGGCTTGCAAGAAGAGTGGTGGAGGTCCTTTAGTGGTCACGGGGAGTCTTTACCTGATTCGACAATTATTGGGTCTCAAAGGCATTCGTCGAAGAAGAGAACTAGGTACGAGGAGACCTGGCAGAGCTCAGCTCTACCGATATTCCAAGATTGCTCGGGAGAGAAATCTGACAGACGAGGAGGCACGGGAGTTCAAACAGGCGAGACGACACCACTTCCTATCACCGAAACGAAGTAAGGTCTTTGCCCAAGTACACGACGGCGGCCCTATCCAACCACTAAAAGTACCCGTCAAGACAAGAGAGCTGCAAAGGATGGCTGCGTTTCATAATAAACAGGCAGAGGGATATCGGAAGTCTATCGCCGCCATTAAGAGGGATATGGAAAgcccaaagaagaaaacagaTAAGCCTGAAACGGCCGTGGAAAACGTTGCCTCCCGTCTAGCAGACTTGGAGGCACAGGCTGCGAAGCACAAGGCAGAATATGAAGATGCCATGTTCAAAATTAGGGGACATCGTGCACTACCGCACATGAAGTACAAGAGTCATCGACAAGTGTTTGGGTATCCAGCGACCCCCAAGCCCCCAACCAAGTCCCCTTTCCAGCCAGCAGGgtcaaagaagaagcgcaaagGCAAATCTAAACACTCGTCGAAGGACAACAAGGAGAGCTTTAAAGACCAactcgctgctgctgagaagcaaaGGGCACTGGAGATAAAACAGGCCAAGGCGAGAGATAGCAGCGATCCTTTTGAAGCACAGGTGGCTGCTAACAGGAAAACGGAGGGAAACTCATGA
- a CDS encoding related to putative fatty acid desaturase (mld) — MPATNSSTVTSRAKGDSPSQAPAAAEGADKSHDFFWTYTEEPHRTRRLAIIKAHPEITKLCGPEPLTKWVVLGVVSLQVFLAWMLQSTPFFSWKFWAVAYVFGATANQNLFLAIHEISHNLAFRSARLNRLIAIFANLPIGIPYSASFRPYHLTHHKSLGVDGLDTDLPTAFEAFVLDSILGKAFFCTFQIFFYALRPMAVYRVPLTGVHALNIVVQVAFDLVLLKYASVNSLLYLLLSSFLAGSLHPLAGHFIAEHYVYETVAPSARDPENKIPVPETFSYYGPLNWFTYNVGLHNEHHDFPAVPWTRLHKVREIAHEFYDDLPRHESWCYAIWRFIFDENVGMSCRVKRKQGGRLVGGGAVADWKQSEIESI; from the exons ATGCCTGCGACGAATTCATCTACGGTCACTTCGAGGGCAAAGGGTGATagcccaagccaagctccTGCTGCAGCCGAAGGTGCTGACAAGAGCCACGATTTCTTCTGGACATACACGGAGGAGCCTCATCGAACTCGCCGTCTCGCTATTATCAAGGCTCATCCCGAG ATCACCAAGCTCTGCGGTCCTGAGCCTCTTACGAAATGGGTCGTCCTCGGTGTCGTCTCCCTCCAGGTCTTCCTCGCATGGATGCTCCAGTCGACTCCTTTCTTCTCATGGAAGTTCTGGGCTGTCGCCTACGTCTTTGGCGCCACTGCCAACCAGAATCTTTTCCTCGCCATCCACGAGATCTCCCATAACCTGGCTTTCCGAAGCGCCCGTCTCAACCGTCTGATCGCTATCTTTGCCAACCTTCCCATTGGCATTCCTTACAGCGCTTCGTTCCGA CCATACCACCTTACCCACCACAAGTCCCTCGGtgtcgatggccttgatacCGATCTTCCCACTGCCTTCGAGGCCTTCGTTCTGGATTCGATTCTCGGAAAGGCCTTCTTCTGCACGTTCCAGATCTTCTTCTACGCCCTGCGACCTATGGCCGTCTACCGCGTTCCTTTGACTGGAGTTCACGCCCTCAACATCGTTGTCCAGGTCGCCTTTGATCTCGTTCTCTTGAAGTACGCCTCTGTCAACTCTCTCCTCTACCTGCTGCTCTCCTCCTTTTTGGCCGGGAGTCTTCACCCTCTGGCTGGCCACTTCATCGCCGAGCACTACGTGTACGAGACCGTTGCTCCCTCCGCTCGCGACCCAGAGAACAAGATCCCCGTCCCCGAGACCTTCTCTTACTATGGGCCCCTCAACTGGTTCACCTACAACGTCGGACTTCACAACGAGCACCACGACTTCCCCGCAGTACCTTGGACTCGTCTTCATAAAGTGCGCGAGATTGCTCACGAATTCTATGATGACTTGCCCCGCCACGAGAGCTGGTGCTATGCCATCTGGCGCTTCATCTTCGATGAGAACGTTGGCATGAGCTGCCGTGTCAAGCGTAAGCAGGGAGGTCGCCTTGTCGGTGGCGGTGCTGTAGCCGACTGGAAGCAGTCTGAGATCGAGTCGATTTAG
- a CDS encoding sepH-like protein, with the protein MPERQYHANGRAAVASRERPYTPGTPSRKDKIRESSALQDPGLKDYVRISNYRYHRRSIPIPGKSDIMISESECLGKGAFGSVYKAFNWGNGEAVAVKQIKLADLPKSELRMIESEIDLLKNLHHDNIVKYIGFVKSVDALNIILEYCENGSLHSICKAYGKFPENLVGVYMTQVLQGLQYLHDQGVIHRDIKGANILTTKDGTVKLADFGVSTSTLAGGQDKEAQVVGTPYWMAPEIIQLSGASSASDIWSVGCTVIELLQGKPPYHNLAAMPALFAIVNDDHPPLPEGISAAARDFLMQCFQKDPNLRVTARKLLRHAWITGCRRTEAPVSKTPANFSDAVEEVKQWNKALKSSGPRLRQSTGSDAGPSSRFLGGTPAKGGLSLAKLRPGAGAFSKPELAGALKSRYLSILPNPDRITDDDNWDDDFATAISPSALQLPHLKPQDNFGGLLSSDRLKAFASVNDGRNDSNSYDDDFEGELMTIKGPGHWQDIDPQEQTIRPLPKKPTKSSEPAKTHSRNKSSSSKVAGAGRTRSPTKSSLNTKFELPPRPDIIYREQSMEDFSDLFVDNDNVFTHNANQAVRRNSRQTDAPQLFHPSDLTSLPRSMQESSSGSMKKKPLSRPSVLPDRPMRRTRSSIEIQKFAEDDDEDFSDVFGPESSIAEKEESEKGSEDGGLMLMSRVSSNSWLGDDEDEDDPFASMDPGWDEMDLEANIARDRHARLAERVEDLVRSLKTTEGEDALAEFSEDLLALLWENNEVKNLIISAHGLLPILEILEPCTVKSRQYMILQLLKVVNAIILDDVEIQENLCFVGGIPIITKFAARQYSDEIRLEAAAFVRQMYQTSTLTLQMFVSAGGLNVLVEFLDEDYDVTRDLVLIGVNGIWNVFELQGPTPKNDFCRIFSRSKILYPLALVLHRVLDEEGEDELGELVEGRIVNIFYLFSQAENYVKEVVADRQVLKSVLKDLRRMTPIHQITMLKFIKNLSMLSTTIESLHSADAIEFLIDLLSYSMKKGQTHFREISNQVLNTLFNLCRLSKERQEDAAVGGIIPLLLRIMQTDRPPKEFALPILCDMAHSGSKGRRYLWQNKGLNFYVSLLTDQYWQVTALDAILVWLQEETANVETHLADGNFTRAIISCFSTNRVNAFDSNLLEPLLKLLRLSPSVAASLAKPEMFAGIAQRLTHKKAVVRLNLLRLVRTIMDACEPGLGSGDGTRSLNSSQVRSLMAAIQTLSEKDSAVLVRNLASELVRSNIEPSGRSGEGVSSAVPSSSSSRRPGSRRGASYTPPGLHSSASVPQTPTHRSRGSLASNTYIEVAASPRRTAAVEREREGALYRPRSRDGPTGIPRRVSGEFVSAKSRLPRTSLATSGSSRAAIGISANGNSPALSSRNDITMSARSDSSLSNKENVGRAPSSRDGLRSRDGLSSRDGLSSRDGLGSRDGSMASPGLPEVAERVGISKRRSRMPGEPKWT; encoded by the exons ATGCCCGAGCGGCAGTACCACGCCAATGGCCGCGCTGCCGTGGCCTCCCGCGAACGACCCTATACACCAGGAACGCCCTCACGAAAAGACAAGATACGAGAAAGCTCTGCCCTTCAAGATCCAGGGCTCAAGGACTACGTGCGTATATCCAACTACCGATATCACCGGCGCTCGATCCCGATCCCTGGAAAGTCGGATATCATGATAAGCGAGA GTGAATGCCTCGGGAAAGGCGCTTTCGGATCTGTGTACAAGGCTTTCAACTGGGGAAATGGCGAGGCGGTTGCTGTGAAGCAGATCAAGCTCGCAGATCTTCCCAAAAGCGAATTGCGCATGATCGAG AGTGAAATCGATCTGCTCAAGAACCTTCAT CATGACAACATTGTCAAGTACATTGGCTTTGTGAAGTCCGTTGACGCCCTCAACATTATCTTAGA ATACTGTGAGAATGGCTCTCTGCACTCAATATGCAAGGCCTATGGCAAGTTCCCCGAGAATCTGGTTGGGGTCTACATGACGCAAGTCCTGCAGGGACTACAATACCTGCACGACCAGGGTGTAATACATAGAGATATCAAAGGCGCCAACATTCTCACCACAAAGGATGGCACCGTCAAACTCGCAGACTTCGGCGTTTCAACCAGCACCCTCGCTGGTGGTCAGGATAAGGAGGCACAGGTTGTCGGCACACCATATTGGATGGCCCCTGAGATCATTCAGCTTTCCGGAGCGAGTTCTGCATCCGATATCTGGAGTGTTGGGTGCACGGTtattgagcttcttcaaggcaAGCCGCCATATCACAACTTGGCTGCTATGCCTGCTCTATTCGCAATTGTCAACGACGATCACCCCCCGCTGCCTGAAGGCATTTCTGCT GCCGCCCGTGATTTTCTCATGCAATGCTTCCAAAAAGACCCCAATCTACGTGTGACTGCCCGAAAACTACTTCGTCATGCCTGGATCACAGGCTGTCGCCGAACTGAAGCACCCGTATCAAAAACACCAGCCAATTTCAGCGATGCCGTGGAGGAAGTGAAACAATGGAACAAAGCTCTAAAATCATCCGGACCAAGGCTTCGACAATCGACTGGCTCTGATGCCGGGCCTTCGTCAAGATTTCTTGGTGGAACTCCCGCCAAGGGAGGACTATCACTTGCAAAACTACGTCCAGGCGCAGGAGCTTTCAGTAAGCCTGAACTAGCTGGTGCGTTAAAGTCTCGGTATCTGAGTATTTTGCCTAACCCTGACCGTATCACAGATGATGACAACTGGGACGATGATTTTGCGACAGCTATTTCACCAAGCGCACTACAACTGCCTCATCTCAAGCCACAAGACAACTTCGGTGGTCTGCTATCGAGTGATCGTCTCAAAGCCTTTGCCTCAGTGAATGATGGAAGAAATGACAGTAATTCGTACGATGACGACTTTGAGGGCGAGTTAATGACGATAAAGGGGCCGGGCCACTGGCAAGACATTGATCCACAGGAGCAGACTATTAGACCGTTGCCGAAGAAGCCCACGAAATCTTCAGAGCCCGCGAAAACGCACAGTCGAAATAAGTCAAGCTCGAGTAAGGTCGCTGGCGCTGGCCGGACCAGATCGCCGACAAAATCAAGTCTAAATACGAAGTTCGAGCTTCCTCCAAGGCCTGATATCATCTATCGGGAACAAAGTATGGAAGACTTCTCAGATTTATTCGTGGATAACGATAATGTCTTCACCCACAATGCGAATCAAGCTGTTAGACGA AACTCACGACAGACTGATGCACCACAACTCTTTCACCCATCTGATCTTACATCACTACCAAGGTCAATGCAGGAATCTAGCTCAGGTagtatgaagaagaagcctttgTCTCGACCATCAGTTCTCCCTGACAGACCAATGCGACGAACACGATCATCGATAGAAATCCAGAAGTTcgcagaagatgacgacgaagattTTAGCGACGTTTTCGGACCTGAATCATCAATAgcggagaaggaggagagtgAAAAGGGGTCCGAGGATGGCGGTTTGATGCTCATGTCTCGCGTATCGAGCAATTCCTGGTTgggcgacgacgaagatgaagacgatccCTTCGCATCGATGGACCCAGgatgggatgagatggatcttGAGGCCAACATTGCCAGAGACCGACATGCCAGGTTAGCCGAGAGAGTAGAGGACTTGGTAAGATCTCTTAAAACGACTGAGGGTGAGGATGCCCTGGCTGAGTTCTCGGAAGATTTG CTTGCCTTGCTCTGGGAGAACAACGAGGTGAAGAATCTAATCATCAGCGCTCACGGGTTGTTACCGATTCTTGAAATTTTGGAGCCTTGTACAGTCAAAAGCAGGCAGTACATGATCCTGCAGCTCCTTAAAGTCGTCAATGCA ATCATCCTGGACGACGTGGAAATTCAAGAAAACTTGTGTTTTGTTGGTGGCATTCCCATTATTACCAAGTTTGCTGCACGCCAGTATTCAGATGAGATTCGTCTTGAGGCGGCTGCTTTTGTCCGTCAAATGTATCAAACGTCGACATTGACCCTCCAGATGTTTGTATCCGCAGGTGGTCTGAACGTGCTGGTCGAGTTTCTTGATGAGGATTACGACGTTACTCGAGACCTTGTTCTTATTGGGGTCAACGGTATCTGGAACGTATTTGAGCTTCAAGGGCCAACCCCCAAGAACGATTTTTGCAGAATCTTCTCACGAAGCAAGATTTTATATCCACTGGCGCTTGTGTTGCACCGAGTCTTAGACGAAGAGGGTGAGGACGAGCTTGGTGAACTCGTCGAAGGACGAATCGTCAACATTTTCTATCTCTTCAGCCAAGCAGAGAACTACGTCAAGGAGGTCGTAGCAGATCGGCAAGTTCTGAAGAGTGTACTAAAGGATCTGCGGCGCATGACGCCGATACATCAGATCACAATgctcaagttcatcaagaacctctCGATGCTTTCCACAACGATTGAGTCGCTGCACTCAGCCGATGCTATCGAATTCTTGATTGATCTTCTGAGCTACAGCATGAAGAAGGGTCAGACACATTTCCGCGAGATATCTAATCAGGTTCTCAACACATTATTTAACCTCTGTCGCCTGAGCAAGGAACGACAGGAGGATGCTGCTGTCGGTGGTATTATTCCTCTGCTCCTACGAATCATGCAGACCGACCGGCCTCCGAAGGAATTCGCGCTACCAATACTCTGCGACATGGCACACTCAGGGTCCAAGGGCCGCAGATACTTGTGGCAGAACAAAGGTCTCAACTTTTACGTATCACTACTCACAGACCAGTACTGGCAGGTTACTGCGCTCGATGCCATCTTGGTCTGGCTACAGGAGGAAACAGCTAATGTAGAGACTCACCTTGCTGATGGTAATTTCACACGAGCGATTATTAGCTGCTTCAGCACCAACAGGGTGAACGCCTTTGATTCCAACTTACTGGAACCACTGCTCAAACTGCTACGCCTTAGCCCGTCAGTCGCGGCCTCGCTGGCGAAGCCCGAGATGTTTGCGGGGATTGCGCAGCGTTTGACTCACAAGAAGGCCGTTGTGCGACTTAACCTCCTGAGACTGGTGAGGACTATCATGGATGCCTGTGAGCCTGGCTTGGGCAGTGGCGATGGAACGAGATCCCTCAACAGCTCCCAAGTGCGATCTCTCATGGCTGCCATTCAAACTCTATCAGAGAAGGACTCGGCTGTCCTCGTACGAAACCTCGCTTCGGAGTTGGTGCGGTCCAATATCGAGCCAAGTGGAAGATCCGGTGAGGGAGTGTCCAGTGCTGTaccaagctcatcgtcgtcaagaagaccaGGATCCCGACGGGGTGCAAGCTACACGCCCCCTGGCTTACATTCGTCGGCGTCAGTTCCGCAGACACCTACGCATAGGAGCCGAGGTAGTCTAGCGAGTAATACTTATATCGAAGTAGCAGCGAGCCCTCGGCGAACAGCTGCTGTCGAACGAGAACGAGAGGGAGCACTATACAGGCCCCGAAGTAGGGATGGGCCAACAGGTATCCCCCGGCGTGTCAGCGGCGAATTTGTATCCGCAAAGAGTCGCCTCCCTCGTACTTCGCTAGCTACGTCGGGTAGCTCCAGGGCAGCTATTGGGATCAGTGCCAACGGCAACAGTCCAGCCCTAAGCTCCCGCAACGATATTACCATGAGCGCGCGAAGCGACAGCAGCTTGAGCAATAAGGAGAATGTGGGCCGCGCGCCGAGCAGTCGCGATGGGCTCAGAAGCAGAGATGGGTTGAGCAGTAGGGATGGACTCAGTAGTAGAGACGGGCTCGGCAGTAGAGATGGCAGCATGGCATCTCCGGGGTTGCCAGAGGTAGCAGAACGAGTGGGCATAAGTAAGAGACGGAGTCGAATGCCTGGAGAGCCCAAATGGACATGA